One Nocardia farcinica genomic region harbors:
- a CDS encoding TetR/AcrR family transcriptional regulator, producing MPSSPVAAARKRRPRGMLSPDRILDAAMGIIESDGSDALTFRRLGTELGVDHTAVLRHFRGKDELMLALADRLLAEALEGVEVSDDWRATLTDLAQRVRLACRAHPQLAVVVSGRTTRRTSEFQGAEIVIGALLRAGLEGREAASCYRALVAVALSYASVEATVMALPSEARAGDREAWSNEYLALSPTRYPSIAAVAAHLADVDDDDQFDLILELFLDAIEVRAKRR from the coding sequence ATGCCATCCAGCCCTGTCGCCGCTGCCCGGAAGCGCCGTCCGCGAGGCATGCTCTCTCCGGACCGGATCCTCGACGCGGCGATGGGCATCATCGAAAGCGACGGCTCGGACGCCCTCACGTTTCGGCGCCTCGGCACCGAACTCGGCGTCGACCACACCGCGGTTCTGCGCCATTTCCGCGGTAAGGACGAGCTCATGTTGGCGCTGGCCGACCGGCTCCTCGCCGAAGCGCTCGAGGGTGTCGAGGTGAGCGACGACTGGCGCGCCACTCTCACCGACCTCGCCCAGCGCGTGCGGCTCGCCTGTCGTGCCCACCCGCAGCTGGCCGTGGTCGTCTCCGGCCGCACCACGCGCAGGACCTCGGAATTCCAGGGCGCCGAGATCGTCATCGGCGCTCTCCTCCGAGCCGGGTTGGAGGGCCGTGAGGCCGCGTCCTGCTACCGCGCACTGGTGGCGGTCGCCCTGTCGTACGCCTCGGTGGAGGCCACGGTCATGGCCCTGCCCTCGGAGGCTCGAGCCGGTGACCGCGAGGCCTGGAGCAACGAGTATCTGGCGTTGTCGCCGACCCGCTATCCCAGCATCGCCGCGGTCGCGGCCCACCTCGCCGACGTGGACGACGACGACCAGTTCGACCTCATTCTCGAGTTGTTCCTGGACGCGATCGAGGTGCGCGCGAAGCGCCGGTGA
- a CDS encoding serine hydrolase domain-containing protein — translation MFKRSWVVAMSAAAVASAPWAAPASADSAMPLPLLPHVPFYLTDTATVSGRPVPLTAHGLTTLDATYVYNGRTRSVGEFLEQSSTRGFLVMRGDQILDERYFAGYSAASRFNSWSVGKSITSAAVGIAIAEGRIASVDDPVTDYLPELATSGYDGVSIRHVLQMSSGTGYDEHDYSDPTKGSTATTIRMVTGTSLPDQAAEITRERPAGTAWNYNSMDTFVLGWVVSKATGMSLADFVEDRLWKPAGMETSALIGQDYAGNTIGYCCYHATVRDFARFGLLYLRNGRADGKQIVPRQWVEDSTRAQAPHLQPHNLRPDAPDSGENSYGYGYQWWLGDGDRGDYAAIGILGQFVYVSPADDIVIVKTSEDLSSEATLGEAIYAFRAIADAAARR, via the coding sequence ATGTTCAAGCGAAGCTGGGTCGTCGCGATGTCGGCGGCGGCCGTGGCGTCCGCCCCGTGGGCCGCGCCCGCCTCCGCCGACAGCGCCATGCCGTTGCCACTGCTGCCGCACGTGCCCTTCTACCTCACCGATACGGCGACGGTGTCCGGCCGGCCGGTGCCGCTGACCGCGCACGGCCTGACGACGCTGGATGCGACCTACGTCTACAACGGCAGGACCCGGTCGGTCGGCGAGTTTCTCGAACAGTCGTCGACCAGGGGCTTCCTGGTCATGCGGGGCGATCAGATCCTGGACGAGCGGTACTTCGCCGGGTATTCGGCGGCCAGCCGGTTCAACTCGTGGTCGGTCGGGAAGTCGATCACCTCGGCCGCGGTCGGCATCGCGATAGCCGAAGGGCGCATCGCCTCGGTGGACGACCCGGTGACCGACTACCTGCCCGAGCTGGCGACGAGCGGCTACGACGGCGTCTCCATCCGCCACGTACTGCAGATGTCGTCGGGCACCGGCTACGACGAACACGACTACTCCGATCCCACGAAGGGATCGACCGCCACGACGATCCGCATGGTCACCGGCACGTCACTGCCCGACCAGGCCGCCGAGATCACGCGGGAGCGGCCCGCCGGAACGGCGTGGAACTACAACTCCATGGACACCTTCGTCCTGGGGTGGGTGGTGTCGAAGGCGACGGGCATGTCGCTGGCGGACTTCGTCGAGGATCGCCTCTGGAAGCCGGCGGGCATGGAGACCTCCGCGTTGATCGGACAGGACTACGCGGGCAACACCATCGGCTACTGCTGCTATCACGCCACCGTCCGCGACTTCGCCCGGTTCGGGCTGCTCTACCTCCGCAACGGTCGAGCCGACGGCAAACAGATCGTGCCCCGGCAATGGGTCGAGGACTCCACCCGCGCCCAGGCACCCCATCTGCAACCGCACAACCTGCGACCCGACGCCCCGGACAGCGGGGAGAACAGCTACGGCTACGGCTATCAGTGGTGGCTCGGCGACGGCGACCGCGGCGACTACGCGGCCATCGGCATCCTCGGGCAATTCGTCTATGTCTCCCCCGCCGACGACATCGTCATCGTCAAGACGAGCGAAGACCTGTCTTCCGAAGCGACGCTGGGTGAGGCGATCTACGCCTTCCGCGCCATCGCGGACGCGGCGGCGCGGCGATGA